ATAGAACCGACTCAGACTTAGTCCCTGTCCGCAGCACTATCGCCAGCAACTCCTGGTCCGATAAAACCTCTGCTCCCTTCTGCAAGAGTCGCTCACGAGGCAAAAGCCCTGCCTCCTCAGATACAATACTATACATAAGAAAAAACCTCCTACTTACCTATTCGTAAGTGGGAGGGGGATAATTACTATTTCATAGTATTTTTACTACTCTTGGATGTAAATCGACGTTTTATTCTTCTCAAAATATACTTCACAGCAGTTCCTGGACCTACAATAATATATTTGAGAGCACCTTTTATACCACCGATATTATCAAAATTAATATAGGTATTTGGTAAAGTATCAGGTCGGATATTCAATACAACATTATCTACAAAAGGCGTAATATAGATATCATTTTTTGCAATGGCATAATCATAACGTCTTGCCCATGCAAGGTAAACCAGAATACGCTCAATTGAATGCAAAATGGTATGTTGAGGAATTGGTTCTGCTGGGATTTCTTCATCTTGCAAATCAAGGTCAAACAATGGTTTTAAAGCATCGTACTTGAACCAAATAAATGTTCCATAACTCATGATAAAAGTATTCATCTTATCAAAGTCAATATCTCGACCAAGATTCATACGCTCCCATAAATCATTCATCCCCTCAGCAAAACGATTCTCATTCCAAGGATCCACAATTTTAGTATAACGGAAGAAACTTGGAATATCAGCAATCACTAGACCTAGTCTATCATCACGTTCTAAGTTCGCAATAATGTTATCAGCAGGTTGAATTAACATTGAGAAAAGTTCATTTCGCCATGAATCTCCAACCCAATAAGGGTATTCTGGTGATTTTTTCGTATGGAAATGTCCAATATAATCATAAGCAGAAAGTTCATCTTTCAACTTAAGCATTGGAATAACATCACGTCCACGATTCCCAGTAATAAAGATTCGAGCTACTTTTCCATTCTTATCAAGGATAGACTGAATCTCTTCCTTCTTCTCTTCAGAATCCGTTGTTAAGAAGAGGTCATAAGTAAAGTGAAAATTCTCAAATTGCTTCAAAAAGTCTTCGAGTAAGTCGACATAGTAGGTGTGAAGATGTACAGCAATTTTTTTAGTGTCTGAATATGTCTCTGAGCTTTCCTCAATGACTTTGCGATCAAGTAAATAAGGTGGAGTCGGTAAACTCATATCCGACATGTGTGACAAAATGAATTCTACCGGATAGTCCGTTCTATTCTCGATTTCCTTAAGCAAATAAGGTGCAAGGTGCTGGGTTAAATCAAATGTCTTAACCTTAATAAATGGAACCCCTGCATCAAGCAAAACATGAGGATAATGAATTGTAAAATTACTATGGAAAAACTTATCATTTAGTGGAATCGTATTAAGAATCGATTCATACTTAAATCCAGCATCCATAAACTTCTTGGTATAAAGAGTTTCATAATTATCGATTACCTTTTGAACATCTTCGAAACTCTCAACTGACTTCCAGAACTTTTGGAAAACACTAGATTCAACTAAACGTTTTTTAAATGAAATAAAGTAAGATTGCAAATGTTCATGAATATAAATATCACCAGCCTTGATTCCTTGATGATTAGTCATACCCCAAAAATCTACATTTGGGTTTGATTCATATTTATCATAGATTGGTGCCATATCCCATAGAGGACCAAAACAGGTATCATTCATAACAGTGACAGAATCATACTGTTTCAAGTTATCAAATCCAACAAATTCCATACCATCATGCCAAGCAGCAAAATCGTAACCCTTATTCTCACGTTGGATAAAATCATCAATCAAGTGTTTATCACGAAGCTTTTGTACTTCACTTTCACTAAGACGACTATTTGAAATAAAAACCAATTTATCAAACAAGGGTCTCATATGTTCAAGTTGATAAAATACATGTCGACTAATATGATCATATTTATTGAAATGAACATAAAGCAATAGACGTTTCATTTACTTCTCCTAAAGAAATTAATAATTTTAGTTGGTATTGTCCATCTTCTCGAAGTAACAACACTGTTATATTGGATTTGTAAGTCATCATATAAACTCTGTATACGATTCAACTCACTTTGAAAATCTTGATTTTCTTTCTTCAAGATTTCAATATACTCATTTTGGTCATGAGAAATCTGTGATACCTGATTTAGTTTCAAATTCAAGTCTTCTATCTGACGGTCTTTTTTAAAAACTAAGATATCCAAATCACGATCCTTAACGAGGGCCAAGTGTGAAATTCTTTGAATATCCTGATCTGGATACTTGTTGAGATATTTAATTTGAGAATCTAAGATACCAGTGAACCGCCTTTCAGCAGTCTCCAATGTCATAGGTTTTGAATCAGATCCCAAATTCATACGATATACAGTAGTGGAATCACTCAAAAAAGAAATTTTAGTGCGTTTGAATAATTCAAGTTGCAACTCAAATGTATCGTCTGCAGCTGTATCGCTAATTTGAGCAGATACATCTTGCATAAGAGCGGTATCAACCAACCAGGTTGAAGCCATTGTCATTCCTTTCATGACAAGCATCTCTTCGTAAGAATCAATCAAAGGAAGTGCCTTATTAGCAAAGGCATCTTTTTGGATAAGATTTCCGTCTAGGTCTACCATGTCAAATTCGGTATTTGACCATAGTGAATCCGTTGAAGCATCTAGCAAATCAACTTGCTTTTGAAGTTTTAATGGGTCCGTCCAAAAATCATCACTATCACATCTCGCGATGTATTGACCCTTAGCTTCTTGGCAAACTTTTTTCCATGTTCTAGTAATGCCAAGATTCACTTCATTACGAAAAGTTCTAACTTTTTCAGGAAACTTTTTTTGATACTCTTGAATAATCTCATACGAATGATCTGTTGAAGCATCATCAATGATAATAATCTCAAAATCAAAATTTGTTTTCTGATTGAGAAAGCTATCTATAGCCTCTCGTACCCAATCCCCCTTATTATAATTGGTACAAATAATCGATACTTTCATTCAAACTTCCCTTTTTTCTCTTAAGAAAAACTCCACTTCCCATTTCTTTGAATAATACCAGTTGCAGAATCTTTAGCTGACTCGTCATCTTCATCAATATCATCCCTATTTAGAACAATAACTGGAATCTCATCAGCTGGAAGAAAGGCTAGAACTTGGTTATTCGCATCCCTTACAGTAATTTCGAGTTTTAACTTAATATCGTTTAGCCCTGCCAGTGAACACTGATAGTTTACTTTAACATCACCCTTGCCACTTGTTAAATTATCCATCGTATTATCATTGTAAATCCAAATATTACGATCAATATCTGTAAATGAGATAGCAATATAAGTAGGCACATCTTCTAGCAGAGTATACATCAAATCAAATGAAATTGGTTCATTTGGTGTCGCTCTCTTAGAAGACAATAGTGATAACTTCAGATTTTCCACAACTGAACCACTTCTTTCAATTCCTGATTGTTCTGAAGTGATTACTTGTTCTGTATTGTCAAAACTATATTGATTGGCAACGTCTCTAGGCTCGCCTTTGGCTTTAATGTATCCGTCCTCAATCAAAATAGCCTTGTTACAGTACTTCTTAACAGCTCCCATATCATGGGTTACAAGAATTGTTGTTTTCCCTGATTTCTTACGTTCCATAAAGTAGTCATTACACTTACGTTGGAAGGCTTCATCACCTACTGCAAGAACCTCGTCAAGGATAAGAACATCACCCTGTGCCTTGATAGCCACAGAGAAAGCCAAACGGACCTGCATACCAGACGAGTAGTTCTTGAGTTTTTGGTTCATGAAATCTTCAAGCTCTGCGAACTCAACAATCTCATCATACATGGCATCAACTTCTGCCGTCGTAAAGCCAAGCATGGCTCCGTTCATATAAACATTCTCACGTCCAGTTAATTCAGGGTTGAAACCGACACCAAGTTCAATAAATGAAACCATTTTGCCATTTACGGTAACCGTCCCTTGTTCAGGAACATAAATTTGAGAAATAATCTTCAATAATGTTGATTTCCCTGAACCATTTCGTCCCACGATTCCGAAGAAATCACCTTCCTCAACTTCGAAGTCAATGTCTTTCAAGACATGTTGTTCTTTATAGCCTTTGATTCCTTTAAACCTATTTACTAGGGCAGTTCTAAGACTTTGAGTAGACTCAACCGGTAATTTGAAAAACTTACTTACATGGTCCACTTTAACTGCAATTTTCTTTTCTGTCATTAGAGAATCTCCGCGAATTTTTTAGCTTGATGATGGAAAATGTAGTAACCAATAGCAAAGATAACAAGTGGTAGGAAATACGGAATGATAGCAATAGCCTTATGTCCAATTAAATCCCAACCACGTAAGCTACCTGAGAAGACAATAAAATGTCGCAAGTCCTGAATAATTTGTGCTAAAGGATTCAACATCATCAGTTTTGCAATCTTAACTTGTCCACGTTGCAAAATAAATGTCAATGAATAGATAATGGGTGTCGCATACATACCAGCTTGCATAACTACTTCCCAAATCGGACCAATGTCACGGTACTTAACAAAGAGCGTTGCTAAGACAAAGGCAATACCAGCTGAGAAAAGAAAGAGTTCAGCAAACAATGGAATAACTGTCAACCAGCCTAATGAAAAATTAACACCATTTACCAAGGCAAAAACAAAGACAACAAGGAGGTTAATCACATAGTTAATTGAAGCTCCAACAACTGACGAAATAACAATAATTTCTTTTGAAAAATTTAGTTTTCGTAACAAGTCACCCCTTGATACAATTGACATCATCCCCATACTCGTCGCTTCCGAAAAGAAACTCCATGTAACCATACCGATTAAGAGGCCAATGGCATAGTGTGGTGTTCCATCATCAAAACGTAAGAAGCGAACAAATACCAGGTACATAATTGTAAAGAGCATAAGTGGTTTCAAAATAGACCACAAATGACCGATTAAACTACCTTGATAGCGCAATTTGAAATCGGTTTTAACCATTTCTCGTAACAAAATACGATTTTTCTGACTAAAAAAGTCTAACATCTTTCTCTCCTCTATATGCAAACTTTGTAAGAATCAATGTCGTAAACACAGTTGTGTGAAAAGCTCTATTTTTTCGATAACCGTATTTTCGGATACGTGCTAAACGTTCTCTAAATGGAGCATCCATAATTGTCACAAAGTTTTCAATGATTTCCTTATTCTGTGAACTTAACGGGAGTTCTAACAAATTTCTAGCCTGATCTTGACTAGCTTTGATAAGACTCCAATATTTGGCAAAAAGGATATGGGGTCTAACCCAATTTTTCATCCGCTTTCGCAAAGTTCGGGCACCAAGGACATTACTGCTATGCTGACGATAAAGCTCGGTTGGCTCATCAATATAGACTAAGTTACCAAAGGCAGAAGCTAGCAAACCCAGATACCAGTCATGCATCAGTAAATCATGCTTTTCCTCACCAGTCCATAGTTCTGCTAAAGCATGGTTTATCATAGCAACGCCACCAGTAACTGTATTTTCAGTCAACTCTTGAATCAGCTCAGTATTCGCATGGTCAGACTGAGTACGAATCATACTCTCATGCAGGACAGATAAATTTTCATCCACTACCTTTAAATCTGTGTAAATGAGTAAAGGTTTATCCTGAGAATACTTTTTGGCTTCTGCCACTTGAAGTGAGATTTTTTCAGGAAGCCAAAAATCATCCTGATCACTGAAACAGTATAGGTCTGCCTCCCCATGCTTAAGTAGGGCATGGAAACTTTTGATTACACCAACGTTTTCAACATGATTCTCATTGATAAAGTGAATACGTGAATCTCGTGCAGCCAGTTGTTTAATAATTTCAACTGTCCCATCAGATGAACCATCGTCACGTATGAGAAGTTTCCACTCTTGATAGGTTTGCTCTTGGATACTCTTCACTTGTTCTGCTAAATACTGCTCACCATTGTAGGTTGACAGTAAGATATTTACTTTCATGATAAAAATAACTCCTCGTACTCACCTACAATTTTTTTCCAAGTAAAGTTCTGTTCCATGTTCTCCTTAGCTAACTTACCTAGTTCAGAGTAATCTAAAACACCATCTACTTGATCAATCAAATAGGACAGATTGCCCTCATCTTTTTTCCAATAACAAGCTGTATCTTGAGCTACTGACCGGTTAAATGAGACGCCTAATACTAAATTCAAATCAGTTTGTGCCATAGCTTCCAGTAAGCCAGGGTTGGTTCCTCCAACTTCATGACCATGAATATAAGCAAAGGCTTCTTTGCGAATATATTTTAATAGGTCTTGATCATAAACTGTTCCAACAAACTTCACACGTGGATCCGTATCAAACTGTGTTTTAGAACGCAATTCCTCAAAATAAGCATTGCCCTCATGATTACAAATAATAATTAAATCACGTTTTGTTGAGGAACTCATAAACTCACGAATAGCCGTTTCATAGTTATTTTCTGGAACAAAACGACCAAGAATCAAATAATAGTTTTTCTCGTAAGTGTTCCACGTCTTGTAAATATCTCTAACTTTAGCATCCTGATTTGTAAGTCTTGTCGGTGATAAGTCTGTTCCATAAGCAATATAAGTTGTCTTAGACCACGGATAGGCATCTTGAATATAAGTTTCAATGCCTGGATTATCCGAGATAACTAAATCAGCATGTCTTGTCATTACTTTCTCAGAGTACTTTAGATAAGCTTGTACTGGCTTGGGCCACTTAGCTCTTTTCCACTCCAAACCATCTGGATTAATGTAGAATTTACCACCAATTTTATGAATCTTAGTAGCAAAGGGAGCCACAAAAGCACCTATAGTATTTCCTAGAACATAGAAAATCGGTTCTTCTATATTTTCCTCATGGATTATCTTCAAAGCGTAATTAATAGCCATCATATCATAGGCAATAACGCGAGCCGGTCCTAATTTCGGTGCCTTAATCGTGAAACAATCTACACCCTTATATTCGAAATGCTCATAGGCCTTTTGATCAGAAAGGCAGGCAACATGGTATTTAATTTGGGACGAAACTTGGTTGGAGACTAATTGATCTACAAATGTCTCAAAACCACCGTATTTTGCTGGAAGTCCACGACTTCCGATAATGAATACGTGTTGCATAAATCCCCTTTCTAACAAGTCTATAATCTAATCAATTATACCATTTTACAAGGCTTTTGCCTAATGCAAACAGAAAAGCAGCCACCATGGACTGCTTAAAAAACTATTTATAAATTGCTAGAAATTCAGTTCTTCACACCGTAATACTGAAGAATTGTCAACACTACTGACATCAATATAAATAGATTGGCAATAACATAAACAAAGTATTCTCGTCTATCGAGTGCCTCTCCGAAATCTATATTATTTTGAGGATAAAAGACACTAGAGAAGTTAGTGAATAACCCTAATAAGACCAAAACACCAGTGAAATAACGACCTTGTACACCTAAAAAACTGATATCAGCAGTTTGTCCCCACATAAGGTACGAAGTCATTAAAATACCAATTGAAATTCCAGTAGCGACAAGTCCTGTACCTATTTTACTAATTTTAGGTAAAGGAAGAGTTTGAGGTGTCATCAGAAGAATACAACTCAAAAAGATTAGATAGTATCTAGAAATATTACCTAGACCATAAGTTAGCCAACCAAAAGTAAATAATGAGTCTATTTTATTTGGAATCAAGTCAATCCATTCACGAAGAAAGGTCTTGAAAAAGACGTTAGCATGTGCAATAGTGAATTTTATCTTGTCCACTGGGTTTGCACCATGAGTTACCTTACTTGCATTAATATCACTCGATTGCTTCAACCATAAGAAACTTAAAATTGCCGTAACAAAAATTAATAGAGCTGCATAAAGATAGTTCTTCTTAATGGTCATCTTTTCCTTTGGTATAAACAGTAATAAGCCTACTAAAAGAACATATGGTAATTTCATCGTTGCTAAAACTAAGCTCAGTGTTGCAAAAATGATCATATCTCTTAAACTTACTTTTTGTTCCCTATTTATCAGATAACAGAACTGTGCTATCAAATAAAATGTTAATGCGTTAACCATTCCATCAGTACTGAAAGAAGCTGCTAAATAAACACACATTGGTAATAGAGCTATAGAACCAAAGAGAATTTCAAAACCTTTAGCTTTCTTTATAGCAAGACGAGTAATTAAGGCATAGCAAACTAAATTACAAAATCGACCTAAAATAACCAACCATAGGAGACTAAGTCCTAGGATTCTTGCTATCCAAATACCAATCACTTGAGGAATGTAAGGGATAAAAGATGATGCATTGGTAACAATAAAAAGTGAAGAATGTACCTTTTTAAAAGAAACTTTTATCTTATCTAAACCAGTTTGCTTTAAAGGCACCTTAAACTCTTTAGTAACCTTACTAACATCATCTGAGACTTTTAAATCCTTGTCTTTTTTCGGTAGATAAGCATGGAAATCTGCTACATATAAGGCACGAGCAAAATGTGCATTCTCATCTGGAATGTCAAGGTTAGGGGAAGAAACAACAAATAAACTTCCTGAAAGTACAATAGCAATGGCTATTTTGTTATAAAATTTCCCTGGCAATAAAATAATGATAGAAAAGAATATGCCTGTTACTAACAATAAACTTTTAGGAAGATTAACCAGACTTCCCCCTAAATATATATATGTTATTCCAATTGTAAGCCAAACCAGGATAACTTGCACCCAGTGTTTTCGTAAATTCTTCAAAAAATCGGAAGAAACTTCCTGCATTTTTGAAGCAATAAAATCTGTTTGCATTATTACTCAACTACCTTTCACTTTTTTGATGACTGGCCAAACACCAAAACCACCATATTTCAAAAACTTCAAAAAGAATGGAACAACGTAGGATAAGGATGAATTGATATTTACTTTTTGAACACCACGTTTAACATACTTATTTTTATCCCAATGTTTTCCAAAATATTTTTCCATAAAGATAACAATATCTTTAAAATCTTGTTTTGTAGCCTCAGGGTAATTCAACAAACGATACGTATGACCAACACATAAATGCTCAATTGCTAAATACTGTAGTTCATTCTTATACTCCTCAAAATGATTTCCAAATAAATTAAACAGATGAGTTAACGAGTCATAAATATCAAAGATATTAGATTTACTTGAATTCATAATTGACCCGGGAGTATTAATAACATAATTAATAAGTGGTTTCTGAATATAATGGATTTTCTCAGCTCTACTAGTTAAATAGGGCATAACTGCAAGGTCCTCGTATAACTTACCTTTTGGAAAAGTAATGTTATCGTATAGGTCGGTCCTACAAATCTTCGACCATGCAGCATGTTTCACAACCATGAAATCTTTTTTCTTATCATACTTATCAAATTTAGGATTAACAATTAATTCTTTTACCAGATTTCCTTCATAGTCGACTAAATTAATATCGAAAAATATTAAATCATAGTTACTTGATTTATATTTGTTAAACTCTGTTAAAAAAGATCTATCCCAAAAATCATCTGAATCAAGTGACACAGTATAAAGACTATCGTGGATAAACTGTAAGCCAGTATTTCTGACATCAGCTAACCCACCATTTTCTTTATTAAAAATCTCTATATAAGGATATTTCTCAACAAATTCTTCTATTATTTTTTGAGATCCATCAGTACTCCCATCATTTATACAAATTACCTTAAGGGAACACTTTTCAATATCATCTTGATTTACAATACTTTCTAAACATCTTCGTAGATATTTTTCAGTATTATATACTGGAATAATTACAGTCAAATCGTAAGTCATTGTCTTCTCTCTTTAATTCTTTCTCTAAAATAAATAATTGAAATACCAAACACATACACAATCATAACTACTAAAAATGCTAACGAAGCACCAAGCATCCCCCACGAATAGATAAATGTCTTAGTAATTAATAAAGTAACAACTAACATAGCAACATAAATAGCAATCAGTAGGTGTTGCTTTCGCATAATGGTAAGGATGTTTTCAAAAATAATCGCGACAGCGTACAAAACTCCAGCTAAAATCAAAATTGTAAATGGTACCTGATAAGATGCTAAATCTAATCCAAAGACTAGTCCTAATACTTGGACTCCTAGTAAATAAGCTAAACAAACTACTAGTAACCCACCACCTATGATATAAAGCAAAAGTTTTTTGATAATCGAATCAAACTTCTCGTATTCTTTATCCACATACAAAAAAGCAAGTTGTGTAATCAAAGGACGAACCATTAGAATAATAAGGCTCATGAAAAAGACAGGCATGAAGAGAATATTGAAATCTCTTTGCATTCCTGTTTGTAATACTCCCTCAGATAAACCTCGCTCAATGATTAATTTAGGCTCATTCAAAACATAAAGTAGTATGAAACCGTTCAAGAAAAGTGGAAAACACTCCTTAAGGATATCCAGAGACTCATGAATCTTCCTTAGGTCAAATACTCCTCTCCAATTAATTGATTCGAAGTGATGAACAAATCTAAACTCATACAAAAGGATAAAAAGTCCATTCCAAATGGTCAAAGCTAGCAAGGATACAATAAGGGATTTTGAAACAATCAAAGCAAGAAATAAGACCACCGTACTAGTCGAATAACGATAGAACATGGTCTTCCCTGCAATATCCATACGCTCACGTTGTTGAAACAACCCCTGAAAAAGATCAGAGACTGAATCCCAAGCTCGATATAAAATCATCAGAAACGCCATTAAAATAACAGATGAGGTATATCTATTACCTCCTATTATTTTTAAATAAGGTAACAGTGTTACTATCATGGCAAGTATCGTTAAAATACGGGCTTGAAAGTACGCTCTAAACGAATGCTTCTGCCTTACATCTGTTCCATGAAAATTTCGAACTTGAAAAAGACCGATAACTACCCAGAGAGTCCCGATAGACCAGACCAAACTAAATTGGTCCGCAAGAGATGCTGAAGTCAATCGAGTAACGATTAAGAGATATAAAACCGATACACCTGAAGCTGCTAAATTTCCCAGCAAATTCCAAAAATATATCGTTTTTGCATCTGGAAGCTGACTTTTTTTACTCATCTTTCCCTCTCAAGGCAATTGTTTGTACTAAGTTTTTGAACTTTGTATCAAGTTTAGACAAGCGAACTGTTAATTGATATTGATTAATCAGTAGAAGGAAAATGATAAAAAGAAAAATAAAGTTTACAGCTGAAACAATTCCTAACGCACTCGCAATAATCTCAGCTAATTTTGGAAAGACGCTAAATATAAGCAATACTACTGAGAAGAAAATCCAAAATAGTGAATCATTAATTTGTACTTGAGATTTTCTAATCCCTCTAAGAATGAAGGTAACTGTCGCTAGAGATACAATAATTAGAACAATTTGAAACCAAATAGTCATGGAGTCTAGCCTCTCTTTCTAAAGTTTTGAATGAGTAGAATTGACACAAACATATGTGTCATATATTTAATAGAACGAGAAAGAGTCAAATAACTTTCTCCCGCTTGTCTATCTTCCATTCTAACTTGCGCTTCCGCAACTTTTACACCATTACGGATGAGATAAGACACAGTATCTGGCTCTGGACCATAGTTAATATTGAGTGCAAACTCTTTAATTAAATCTTCTGAGAACATTCTCATTCCTGAAGTTGGGTCCTTAATTGTCTTACCAGTGGTAAGTTTAATAGCTGAACTAATTAAGATATTACCTAACATTCGTAAAGAATTTGGTCGTTTCTCTGTAACAAATCGAGAACCAATAACTAAATCAAAGCCATCATTGATTTTTTCTTCCAGACCTTGAATATATTCTGGTAAGTGTTGACCATCTGCATCAAATTGCACCGCTTTTTTATAACCATGCTCATATGCATATCTTAAGCCTGTTTGAAAAGCTCCTGCAAGACCGAGATTCACTGGCAAATCAACAATATTGTAATGATTCTCATGGCAAATTTGTGAAGTCTTATCACGAGAGCCATCATTGATAATGACGTAGTCATATTGAGGATAGTTCTTAATAATGTTGTTAACAACATTTTCAATCGAGCCTTCTTCGTTATAGGCTGGAATAATAATGAGTAAATCTGACATTTTTATACGTAGTTTCTCCTGAAAACTCTATTAAAAAGGTCAGTCAAATATATCCAAATCTATTTAACTGACCTTGATTCTTATTTCACTTCTTGTTTGTAAAACTCTTTCAAAGCATCTTGCCATGTTGGAATGACAAATCCTGTAGCCTTAGCCTTAGCCAAACTCATTGTTGAGTTAAGTGGGCGTTTAGCTTTAGCTGGGAATTGGCTTGAATCAACAGGTTTCACTTCAACATCAGTATCTTTGAGGATTTCAACCGCAAAGTCATACCAAGTTGTATCTTCTGCTGCATCATTTGACAAGTGATAGTAACCATATTCCTTACGGTTTTCAGCCAAATAAGTCATAAACTCTGCCAAAGTACGTGTCCAAGTTGGACGACCGTGTTGGTCATTAACAACTGTAAGTGTCTTGTGAGTCTTAGCAAGGTTTTGCATAGTGAAGACAAAGTTCTTACCATAGTTACCGAACACCCAAGCTGTACGGATAATGTAGTAGTTAGTCACATGTTTTTCAACTAGTTCTTCACCCATGCGTTTTGTACGACCATACTCTGTCTGTGGATCTGGTTTGTCATCAACTTCCCACTCTTGACCGACTGGTTTTTCACCATCAAAAACGTAGTCAGTTGAAATATAAACCAGCGTTGCACCATGTTTTTCAGCAGCCTTAGCGACATTTTCAGTACCTGTCACGTTGATAGCATAGTCAAGCTCTTTACCTTCATCTTCAGCAGCATCAACAGCTGTGTAAGCAGCACAGTGATAAACCAAGGTTGGTTTTACTTCCGCAAAAACTTCATCTACTTTAACAGCATCAGTGATGTCCATCTCTGCCACATCTACTGCTACATATTCTTCGTTACGTTCATCAAGTAGGTGACGAAGCTCAGTTCCAAGTTGACCATTTGCACCTGTTACTAGAATCATATTTTTCTCCTTGTAGTTTTCATTAATAGCACTTTAATTTTATCAAAAAAAGGGTGGAATTTCACCCTTTTTCTTTAATAACATACACCGGTCGTTTCTTGGTTTCTAGGAAAATCTTTGAAATATAGTTCCCGATGATTCCCAAGGCTAAGAGTTGGATTCCTCCGATAAAGAGGATGATTGAGACAAGGCTTGCCCAGCCTGCAACACTCCCACCTATAGTTAGTTTTCGGATAACAACAAAGAGAATTCCAACCAAAGAGATTAAGAATGAGAAGGTTCCCGCCCATGTGGCAAGCTTCAAGGGTACTTCTGAGAAGTTGATAAAGCCATCAAGTGAGTAACTCAATAGGCTCCAGAAAGACCATGAAGTCTCTCCCGCCACACGTTCACGATTTTCATAAGAGACGTAGGCCACATCAAAGCCGACCCATGAAAAGAGCCCTTTTGAAAAGCGATTCACTTCCTTAAGTTCAAGGATGGCATCAACGACTTGACGAGTCATCAAGCGGAAATCACGTGCCCCATCCACCATTTCAGTATCAGAAACTTTATTAATCAACCAATAGAAGGCCTTAGCAAAGAGTGAACGAATAGGTGGTTCACCCTTTCGGTCAGCACGTCGTGTCCCCACAACGTCGTAACCTTCTTGGATTTTGGCATACATTTCGATAAGAAGTTCAGGTGGATCTTGAAGATCGGCGTCCATAACTGTGACGTAGTCACCTTGGGCCGCTTCAAGTCCTGCGAGTAAGCCTGCTTCCTTCCCGAAATTACGAGAGAAAGAGAGATAGTGAACATTCTCAAATTGCTTTGAAACCTGTCTCAAAACTTCCAAGGTGCGATCTTTTG
Above is a window of Streptococcus salivarius DNA encoding:
- a CDS encoding rhamnan synthesis F family protein gives rise to the protein MKRLLLYVHFNKYDHISRHVFYQLEHMRPLFDKLVFISNSRLSESEVQKLRDKHLIDDFIQRENKGYDFAAWHDGMEFVGFDNLKQYDSVTVMNDTCFGPLWDMAPIYDKYESNPNVDFWGMTNHQGIKAGDIYIHEHLQSYFISFKKRLVESSVFQKFWKSVESFEDVQKVIDNYETLYTKKFMDAGFKYESILNTIPLNDKFFHSNFTIHYPHVLLDAGVPFIKVKTFDLTQHLAPYLLKEIENRTDYPVEFILSHMSDMSLPTPPYLLDRKVIEESSETYSDTKKIAVHLHTYYVDLLEDFLKQFENFHFTYDLFLTTDSEEKKEEIQSILDKNGKVARIFITGNRGRDVIPMLKLKDELSAYDYIGHFHTKKSPEYPYWVGDSWRNELFSMLIQPADNIIANLERDDRLGLVIADIPSFFRYTKIVDPWNENRFAEGMNDLWERMNLGRDIDFDKMNTFIMSYGTFIWFKYDALKPLFDLDLQDEEIPAEPIPQHTILHSIERILVYLAWARRYDYAIAKNDIYITPFVDNVVLNIRPDTLPNTYINFDNIGGIKGALKYIIVGPGTAVKYILRRIKRRFTSKSSKNTMK
- a CDS encoding glycosyltransferase family 2 protein, with amino-acid sequence MKVSIICTNYNKGDWVREAIDSFLNQKTNFDFEIIIIDDASTDHSYEIIQEYQKKFPEKVRTFRNEVNLGITRTWKKVCQEAKGQYIARCDSDDFWTDPLKLQKQVDLLDASTDSLWSNTEFDMVDLDGNLIQKDAFANKALPLIDSYEEMLVMKGMTMASTWLVDTALMQDVSAQISDTAADDTFELQLELFKRTKISFLSDSTTVYRMNLGSDSKPMTLETAERRFTGILDSQIKYLNKYPDQDIQRISHLALVKDRDLDILVFKKDRQIEDLNLKLNQVSQISHDQNEYIEILKKENQDFQSELNRIQSLYDDLQIQYNSVVTSRRWTIPTKIINFFRRSK
- a CDS encoding ABC transporter ATP-binding protein; the protein is MTEKKIAVKVDHVSKFFKLPVESTQSLRTALVNRFKGIKGYKEQHVLKDIDFEVEEGDFFGIVGRNGSGKSTLLKIISQIYVPEQGTVTVNGKMVSFIELGVGFNPELTGRENVYMNGAMLGFTTAEVDAMYDEIVEFAELEDFMNQKLKNYSSGMQVRLAFSVAIKAQGDVLILDEVLAVGDEAFQRKCNDYFMERKKSGKTTILVTHDMGAVKKYCNKAILIEDGYIKAKGEPRDVANQYSFDNTEQVITSEQSGIERSGSVVENLKLSLLSSKRATPNEPISFDLMYTLLEDVPTYIAISFTDIDRNIWIYNDNTMDNLTSGKGDVKVNYQCSLAGLNDIKLKLEITVRDANNQVLAFLPADEIPVIVLNRDDIDEDDESAKDSATGIIQRNGKWSFS
- a CDS encoding ABC transporter permease, which codes for MLDFFSQKNRILLREMVKTDFKLRYQGSLIGHLWSILKPLMLFTIMYLVFVRFLRFDDGTPHYAIGLLIGMVTWSFFSEATSMGMMSIVSRGDLLRKLNFSKEIIVISSVVGASINYVINLLVVFVFALVNGVNFSLGWLTVIPLFAELFLFSAGIAFVLATLFVKYRDIGPIWEVVMQAGMYATPIIYSLTFILQRGQVKIAKLMMLNPLAQIIQDLRHFIVFSGSLRGWDLIGHKAIAIIPYFLPLVIFAIGYYIFHHQAKKFAEIL
- a CDS encoding glycosyltransferase family 2 protein, with translation MKVNILLSTYNGEQYLAEQVKSIQEQTYQEWKLLIRDDGSSDGTVEIIKQLAARDSRIHFINENHVENVGVIKSFHALLKHGEADLYCFSDQDDFWLPEKISLQVAEAKKYSQDKPLLIYTDLKVVDENLSVLHESMIRTQSDHANTELIQELTENTVTGGVAMINHALAELWTGEEKHDLLMHDWYLGLLASAFGNLVYIDEPTELYRQHSSNVLGARTLRKRMKNWVRPHILFAKYWSLIKASQDQARNLLELPLSSQNKEIIENFVTIMDAPFRERLARIRKYGYRKNRAFHTTVFTTLILTKFAYRGEKDVRLF